ccgataaataataaaaaaaacaaaatattaaaaaaaattgcacctgtagattttttaattttctgcatatgcgttttttagtttttatgttttttaattttttaattttttttttttgtaatcgattcgttgaaaaaaaaaaaacacgaaaattttaaattgtctgctaacttcagaatcattcACACTCATAGATTTTTGggttattataaacaaaagtcatatattataaacaaattaattgaaaaatatgagTAAATGTATCTGAcaattggaaatttaaaaatgttgtaataaataaataaaatataagtacaataaaaattgaaaaatcctaaatatttagataattgaaaaatcaggacacgcatttttttaaatttcattattctatttaatttatttatttacttaaaatttataaattttcgcaTGTCTGCCTCATTcaatgatcctaaagttaacagacaattactaattttcatatttttttttttaacaaacaataacaaaaataaaaaactaaatatgcacttgtagaaagtCAAGAAAACTCTAGGTgtaatttctaaaaatatttttttttatcatttatcgttttaaaaataatcaaaaaattattagatgtcagCTAACTTAAGTATTATCACATTAAcactcattttaaaaatgcatttaTCGAAGTTTATAGATCTTGGACGTGCAAAgcttgaagaaaattttgcgttaatttttcgtttatttaaaaaaggaaaaaataaaattaattatattatttttattatcacatTACTATATGAGTATGAATGTCGAAGATATGAGACAgtgtatgaattttaaataaatgaacgaagtaattaaaataatgaaatgtaaAGAAATGCGCAAACGGATTTTTCATTGATCtgaatgcgcatttttttatttttattctatttacattttatatatttgatctcaaatttaaaaaattctcacttgtcagttacattcacactcatcattactatttgttaaaaaagattaacatttttttaacgaatatTACGTAATGCTGAACGAAAGCATTCAATGGCGTCTTCATAACACGAATCAACGTGATTTGTATAACCAGACGAATACATATATCTTAATAATTCAACAACTACCCTGCGATTAAAGAAAGTTGTAAGAAAATACAACTCAATAGAAGTGGctcgtttttataaaaaacttagataaaattttccaactttgtgttcaaatatttttacaaatttaataatgGAATTCATGGCCGATTAAACTATCACTTTCTGAGTTGTGAAACGCAACAATTGGATTAAATCtcttatttcaattttaactaTAATTTGGTACTTATTTCgacttataattaatagaaattcaTATTTACCTTTAATAGAAATGaaacaaaatgaaatgaatttaaataatataatcgtTTTGTCTagaacttaatttttttaagatgtCACGAATAAGAAGAAAGAAAGGCTAGAAAACTCTCAATGTCTGTAAGAATTTATGTTTACACCATAtcacaatttattaaatagagGGCAACACTTTCAAAAAGAAGAAGCGCAACCTACCGGCAAAAGTTTTAACTTCACACTGCATATAGTTTGACTAGCGTAATACTGTGACTCAGCTAGTATCAAGTCACATTGAACTCGACCATTTTACTTAAAAGGGACGAAGGCACCCGAATGATATTGCCACAAATCCAACTGATACTACAGTTTATGGGATTTACATTAAACGGCGTACATTACATGTCACTGTTTCTACAATAGCATCGTTGCTATTGTTTTTGCTGGCGTATTTCTTATCGCAggttatataaattataaactttaacgttcattttaaataaatgaataaaatacatatgaaACGTAAGTGCTGTGTAATTGGGTGTATAAGTAACTGCCAGAATATGGCAGTAAAATATTACTGTTTCCCAGGACGCACATGGGAACATAAGCGAAAAAGTATATGGATTGCTAATACACAAGAAAATATGTGAgtataatattattgtttttgtttatgttgttatttattatttacaataagtCATTCCgatcaattttttgataatctttatttatttcatttcatgcATAGGTTACGTTTTGGAGTAACAATATCTCCGTCATGAGACCTGACtactgtaataaattttgcaTAAAGTTATCAAGGACCAATTTTTCAATCTAAGTTTCTTTTAACcgtgtattaattattattgctggtatatattattaatatataggtATACCAGCAATAATGATTTAACCCCGGATGAATAAAAATCCGGATTGAAAAACTTGCCCTAATTTTAaagatgaaataatttataaatgaggttttggattattttaataatgttttaataatttgataagaaatgagtaattatttcgtttttataatgtaattttaaatattttatatttatctaaaaaacaattaaaatctattgtatattttaaatttgtttaattaaaatttttttaattattttattacatatcATTCTAAATTCtgagtttattataaatttatcttaattCAACTACAAATCGAAATGGTtcgtttttttggaaaatgaaaaatataagaattatttaaaacaaaaatttgtatttcaGTTTAACATGTGTCctaagaatattatttattatttatgaaaaaatagcATCATAAcaaacaatattaattaatacggatgtattataaataattatcactatagttattgtaaaaatataaaattttaaattaattttgatctCATATTGGAAATTATATGAAACTCTATACTTCGTAAGTTTTATTGGAGTAATTTTACCATACTGtgtaagaaataatttacaagaataaaagaagttttaattaaaatttgagatatttaaacaaaatgaatatattaacgtggataaaattgattttaaaatttgaatttcaaaatacGTAAAATTTCTCATAGACTGTCGTGAAAAAaacgaaatattttatttttgcacttctatatacatatatatgtattagggtgtttcatatttaggcgatattttttttctttttgtccTACCTGACAAACTAATAgtttatggaaataaatattcccgctttaaaaaaattctaagttaATTAGGGGCTTAGcgcatcgaaaaattcgatttctcGTTAacatgggaaatcgaatttttcgatgcgCTAAGCCCCTAATTGGCTTCGAATGTTTTTGAAgcgggaatattttttttttttccatcaattattaatttttcaggtaggatagaaaaaaaaacaaatatcgCCTAAATCCGAAACACTCTAACATGTATATGTTACACTAGtccaaaaaaatcattttttttcttcgtctcatatgagataatattatctcaaaattttttcgaagatataaaaaaaaaattcttgccaAAGGCCAATGTGGCATTTCAATTCTACCAGGCGCTcaagcatttttttattttaaaacatttttgcaaaaaatgaaattagatAAACATACGTTAATATTAGCTTGctcttgaaaattattcataattgaccgtttataattaaaaaaaaaatttgtttattatattataaatagtttaataaatttataaataagtcGTGCTGTCACTGAAAAATTACTCCAGAAAGCTGAAAATCGTTCCAGAATCATAggaattcaataaattatctataagTAATGTCAATTACTGCCAACCTTTGTGTTATAGCTATCCTCCTTAGAATTCATTCCGTTGTAAGTATTTAAAGCCCGATAACTTTTTACCACTTAGAATTACCATGAAACTATTTCagagcttttttgtagagaattaaattccctataaGAATTAAGCactaaaatagaaaaaaaaattttgtcgtgGTTTTAACTGAAGAAAACGAAAGAAAACTgctatttatatgaaaaaaaaaaaattgaaatatgaAGGTGACTTTTggcgagaattttttttatacctcaGAGAAACTTATGAGAtgatgggaaaaaaattttttctattggactgctctaatatatatatatatatatatatattagactgggccaaaaaaatcgactatatttttttttttcgatactgtgaaaatattattcctgatgaccaaaaataattatcgtgcaagtttgagcccttaatattgatattaagaagtgtatcgttacgacgatcagttttttgacagaagttttattttttacccagaactcgtaaatcatctatctgataaatttgagcaatgtatattcttaaaggaaattgaattccctacaaaaaaatttctcttagtaaattgaaGTAAAACGAGTGGTTTCCTTGTACCCgtgccttaaacattgatttgttttttaaattctttgtttctattttgaatttttgtaactactagaaatattaatattttttgtagtcaaGATACAAATTCTTAAAgggaatttaatgctctacaaaaaaggtctcttaacattttttgctaaattcactccttcgaaagttattcaggtCATTGATgtcgttttgactcaacttcAACCTTAAATAACGTTCGGaagagtgaatttagcaaaaaatggtaagagaccttttttgtagagcattaaatttcctttaagaatatgtatcttgactacaaaaaatattaatatttctagtagttacaaaaatccaaaatagaaacaaagaatttaaaaaacaaatcaatgtttaaggcacGGGTACAAGGAAACCActcgttttacgtcaatttactaagagagattttttgtagggaattcaatttcctttaagaatatacattgctcaaatttatcagatagatgatttacgagttctgggtaaaaaataaaacttctgtcaaaaaactgatagtcgtaacgatacacctcttaatatcaatattaagggctcaaacttgcacgataattttttttggtcatcaggaataatattttcacagtatcgaaaaaaaaaaatatagtcgatttttttggcccagtctaatatatatatatatattaagtcttatttgattattaaaactttaaaaaatataaagtcaaaatgaataaatttgattgaatTTTGTTCATATTTTCAGGAATCAAGATAAATTATGGAAGCCAACAAAGAATTCCCGAATTTGTAGTTTACATTTTGAAGGCGGTGAAAAATCAAATGATCCACGAAAACTATCATACAACCCAACAATTTTTCCATGGGGAAAATCAAACTCAGTTTACTGTACTTCAGGTAAACCTTTACTTTCACCATCAAAGGAAATGAACATGAGTATGGAAAACTTCTCGAAACAAACGAATGAAATTGAGGTCCAAACAGACTTCCCTAGTGATTATTCCAGCGATGATTTTTGCGAAATCTCTTGTTGGCATGattcactaaaaaatatagtttcaACTCAAATatcaattagaaaaaaaaaaaattctgaacaaTCGACTCAAACTTCAGAGGATACTGTTAGaaatgaccatgatcataattttcattttaaaaataatgttggcTTTTTAAGATTGGAAGACATTAAGGATAATGGAATGATGAAACAATTTGGAGGTACCACATCAtcgttttttgaaaatttgctggacgatattaaagtaaataataccaatcacaaatttataaagaaaGTCACAAATGAAAACCGATTGTTATTGTTTCTAATGAAAGTAAAGCTaggattgaattttaatgCACTTGGGTgcatattcaaaatttctaatgtATGTGCCTCTACAATTTTCCATAATATTTTGGAAGCATTGAATTTAACAgcaaagaaattaattaaatggcCTAATAAAGAAACAATGAAACAGAATATGTCTCCCGTATTTTATCAACACCCGAACTGCCGTGTAGtcatcgattttcttgaaTATCGACTGTATACGACACCTTCAGTAGAACAACGGGCACTCAGACATTCAAGTTTCAAGGGATATTTcgtggttaaatttttaataggtATCGGAATTAACGGCgagataatatttatatccCAAAGTTATGACATTCAAGCTTCAAATTGTTACATTGTTGAAGATTgcggaattttgaatttattggaAACTGGCGACGAAATAATTACTCTAAAAGAGTTACATGAATTACGATCTAGagaaaacctaaaaaaaattgaatttaaatttattcctgttaaatgtaattatttaacgaACATGAGTAAGAAAAACAATGATCGTAATacagaattaataattaaatatattgatagaatatttacaaaattaaaacaatttcatATTATGGATCACTTAAATACAAAATTGTTTCcagatattaataaaataatgtcaaTAGTTTGTTTATTAGCAAATAAAATGGAATGAAAATCATTCAAATTCTTATCTCGACTACATTAGcgaataaaagaaatttagtCCTCTAAATATATTGGCTAATATTAATTCTTCAATCAGTTTTTAATAGTCTTTAAGACCCTGTtcgacatatttttttctgatcttaatgtcaaaataattaatgatataatgaaataataattttggttATAATTTCAGTCTGCCtataagataatttttaagtaaccaaaaaaaaaaaaaatgaatgttaTCTAGAAAGAATGTGGAACTGCGTCCAAAAGTTCCAAGCCATAAACatcaattgtataaaaataagataaaaacTGTGATacgtttttttcaataacaaagaatatttaataaaaatatgaattttcaacattattgtaaatttttaatgtttatataaactcaaatgtatgtatgtatatctAAATAATGGCACATTAAAGagaaaatgacattttttcagtctgtaaatttaataaattagttgCTTAGCAGTTATAGAAAAGATTGAAATACGAGCTTTATGACTCAGAAAAAGCTCCAAATTACAGGTTTCTGCTCCTTATATTGACAGAATCAACAAAGAATGAGAGcccagacagcattcaagtcagaatgactgctttacgacgTCCTTTTGAAGGCGTCCTCAAGAAGTCTTCCAATGACTTCTTAAAAGcatcatttttaagaactcttaattaagagttcttgaagactccactaataatgaagtcaaaattaggagctTCTTAAAGACGTCATGGTAAACTCatactgaagtcttatttgcgacgtcagaaaaaagaactctttgagaactatttttaaagttgtcttactgagttcgctaggtggctcattcaacatcttgagaacttcttaaagacaTCTCTAAGATGTTGATGAGACGTccaaaatcataaataggaactcaATCAGTACTCATCAAGAtgtcattttgctatctggaAGATAATTGGTAAGGAGTAAAATtgtctccaaaaaaaatcatgtgacattttgtgataagtctgataattTTGCTGAACAACTCAgatcccaaaatttgatataactttgtcttcaaacttaaatcacttttgtaaagaTAGAcctatcaaaaaatgataagaaactttttttgttgagcgttcaattccctacaacaATTGGTCTGCAGATTTTTCCTACGATGCATCGTTAGctagttataaaaatcagaagacgcaaaaaaactttttccatattattcttttagaaaataaaaaagtgcgATGCAGaccctcttaatgttaatattaagagctctaattttcactgccgtatttttttgtatctaaaTGAAAGTTTTCAACCCGTTTTCGGgaaaaagtgaaattttttttttgaaacaaatgTGTCTAtagttatttcaatttttttttgtcgaattatttaaatgtgtattgtaaaaataaaaattagtatgaGTTCTTATACATTATGATTACAATTTAATATTGTTCAATATTAGGCgatggaaattaaaaaatatttgtgcatattcatttaatttctctctacataatttttaaacatgctaaaattgatgaaaaaagtataattaccTTGAAGTGTGATTTTTGTAATCTCATAAATGTAAACATtttcctaatttttttcactgtccACTTTTTTTGATCCAAAactatagaaaattattatttactatttacatAATGAAGATGGTAAGAAAGTCGgagtaaaagaaataaattcgaaaaatctTTATTTGATTAaggattaatattattataattccttTCCTTGAGAATAAGTGACATTAGTTCCaataaagaattttataatatttgaatcatttgatgaaaatgaaaataatcgtttttcgaaattttgattatttcaatATCGGAATTACgtaataacttttataataCTCAATGACAAAAAGAAGCTGCTTTCTTCTTCATTGATCTTAAAAtgtagtaattattatcactgcaatgtaaaaaaaaacggtccaagaataaaaaaaaatccattttatgatgttattcaaaataattatacaaacattgtcatttatttttatatgaattctTTGTATGCCAAATTGAAAACCTTCTTTCCGAATCACCTTCATTGAAATTAAGAGTTTTTATGCCTGTTTTGTCAGTACAAGTAAGCCAATTACAGATTAATGCAATTCAGCGGGCAGTTTCTTCCCCCGACATTTATTCTTCGTACACctaagtatttatattttgataaccacccgatgaaaaaagattttatacaattgtataaaattatatataaaaaatagcccgatccaattgtatacaactgtataaaaattgtatacaattctatacaaaatgTAGACAAgtcaatataattatatacaattctatataattgcaatatatagtaataatataaaCCTCGTCTCTAACGTCAGCCATCTTTAAGCTTCATTGTCGACCGAATTTCGGCCTTTTTTCGGCCTCGTGTTaacaattattcttattttttcagtttaaaatATGTTCACTCGGGTATCAATAACAACTTTGTGAATTTATCAATCAGtgatatgaaatttattgaaactccaagattttaaaaataacaaaatttgttcttaatttaagtaaattttcgTGTTGGGGAAATAAAACGAAAATCGTGTTTTGAACAAACATTGTCTTGTAAAAGTCACTGAGCCAcacttgtttttaaaataccgATACACTGTCTTCATTTCAATAACGAAATTGTGAATTTACCAAACAGTGTTACGAAACttatttaaactccgagttttcaaaaataacaacatttgtttctaatttaaaaaaactttcgtCTTGTGGAAATAAAACGAAaatcgtaattttaataaacgttgTCTTGTAAAAGTCACTGAGCCAcacttgtttttaaaataccgATACACTGTATTCATTTCAATAACGAATTTGTGAATTTACCAAACAGTGTTACGAAACttatttaaactccgagttttcaaaaataacaacatttgtttctaatttaaaaaaactttcgtCTTGTGGAAATAAAACGAAaatcgtaattttaataaacgttgTCTTGTAAAAGTCACTGAGCCACAGTGGTTATTAGAATAACGATACACTGTCTTCATTTCAATAACGAAATTGTGAATTTACCAAACAGTGTTACGAAACttatttaaactccgagttttcaaaaataacaacatttgtttctaatttaaaaaaactttcgtCTTGTGGAAATAAAACGAAaatcgtaattttaataaacgttgTCTTGTAAAAGTCACTGAGCCAcacttgtttttaaaataccgATACACTGTATTCATTTCAATAACGAATTTGTGAATTTACCAAACAGTGTTACGAAACttatttaaactccgagttttcaaaaataacaacatttgtttctaatttaaaaaaactttcgtCTTGTGGAAATAAAACGAAaatcgtaattttaataaacgttgTCTTGTAAAAGTCACTGAGCCACAGTGGTTATTAGAATAACGATACACTGTCTTCATTTCAATAACGAAATtgtgaatttagcaaacaTTGTCatggaatttatttgaaatacgAGATTCCACAAATACaaacttgaatttttgatttgaataTACTTATGTCTGATTGAAatgggaaaattattttcaattttctcatacgttgacttattaattgaaatcgtatacaaaatagtaaaatttttatacatattgtAAAAGTACAATActatattgtaataataatatacaaaaattgtatttttttctactacatcGAATTCCAGATTTTTAGATAGGAttgtatagtaaaaatatatgaaaattacgatttttttttacagtgtactcaaaacataaaggaataattttatccgcatttgaacctcaaaagtcttATCCGACTTATTCTCTCCCTTCCCtttttctatcaaaaatttttcaaagtccgacatagaacttttcattcgttgaagattttgaggtcttacttataatttaaaatcgataaattattcgcatttagacctcatagttctcattcaagattttgagtactaaagtagagttactttctgggcggcaaataaaacatcaaaggaatagaggcttttgaggactaaactaatttctaacttcccgctaagaaagttgcaaattttcaaaaaaaaggaagttattggtttcggtccgattttcgaaaatcgaatttccatcagatgtcgacgttttgaggtcctaggaagctattctgactattcccggatggacgtccgtgtgtatgtgtgtatgatcttttttttgttcgacgatatctttagaacgaatcaaccgatttaaacgttcttggtggcaatcgaaagagctcactaaaacttagaattgattagattttggggtaaatcggtcatgtagtttacaagttatacgaagaataaaaattaaaaatttttttagtttttagttttttgcgtataacttataaaccacTTGCCCGATTCACCTCAAAATGTAATCACTTTTAAGTCTTattgagccctttcgattgccaccaagaacgttcaaatcggttcattcattccaaagatatcgtcggacaaaaatgataatatttcagtgaaggtacacggaaagaattttttgataaaaattactctgtaatttcgagtaatcctgggccgttgcaaaaaatttgtattttttgttttaaatttaatgttttttgttcaaatattaacgttgcttgactatgttttactctactaatgagtaatttttaaaaagtcttatatttgatcgattattgtgaatatctcatcttaatctattaatttttactccatgcgattaatttttactccccaatcttccattcttttaaacccattaactttttgatgaaaaactgcTTAGAACtcgaattaattttctcatctatggaagtaatttttactctaaactgcagagtaatattttagtagtctccgttaatcttcggttaatatcggcttcAATTATATGTCTTTTAAGTTGTTCGCGACAACTTAGATGTTACGCACACAAATGTAGGCttggaaaaaaagacgatctctgtatctctctgtaacttaatatttatttaaaaatttaaaaaaatttgtatcttttcattttcaacacaatacgattaactttttttttattctttttcaaaatatttattttaagtcaaattttaaggcaattagatggttttagattttttatggaaatttcagcctgttaattgtaatttttattgtaattcaatataaattttataaattgaatcatcaactttttatcataacctacgagtaaaaattaaattagagagaatttatttagacagccgctaggtgtaatttttactcgtaattgtgagtaaaaattaatctgattgatttttactcgctgaaagagtaaaatttcattattcgaaagtaaaaagtcgtaatggcccaagattactcgatttagagtcatttttagaataaataacctggcaatattcatacgaaaattcttttCGTGTATGGTTCACCAgtctaacaaatttttgagctcgaagaactcaaaaatttacaagtaataatgtttccgagctcggaaacagcgggaagttttggggctagcccgcagggtcaggtggttttcagatttttttttgactcgggtaacCATGTAACATAAAGATGATAAATGACGTcagctaaaaaattaatatgatatATTTAGACATAATGACTTTGATGTGCGTCATTAGATGTGACTAAATAATACTATAAAAGCTATTGACTGCCCATCGATATTATTAAGGCTCACTCAACGTTCAACTGAGCACGGTCGATTCAATTGCTgtgcgaatatatatattttattttcaaaattattcttcttcattactacaaaaataataaaatgaattatttatatatatccaGTATTACAATATGGatgtttacaattattatacaattaaatgTGTCATCGGTAACATCAAAATTAGTTCCAAAATATAAAGGTGATCCAATAGAATGGCGTGAAAATGGAGCGGAAggtaagttttttaaaatatgttatatttattcaatctcttaattagaaaaatgttCTGAAATCAATGAAAACATCCTATTCGAAATTTCCTTCAAACgattttcgtatttttaatttccgtaGATATTGGTAATAATTAACgactgttaattttaaatatttatttgcagTGATTAATGTTgtggttatttttttgttttcgatTAGTAAATCAAACCGTATATATCTTTACTGCAGTATTATTCCGAAGACTATGACCCGGACACTTCTCAtgattgttaaatattttaaataaaatcaaaagatATGATTGCATATAGCATTAAATACGAATCActagttaaatttaatttcttattttacttgaattattgttaattataattttttaattgcttataattttctttttaattttaaactaatgcagtaataaaaaacaaacgtttataacaaatttaatagttgattaaattctaaaaaagaaaaaatgatttaatcatattttcattttttgttcatatttagttattttatagtaattataatttgaaacaataaatattcaaaatttttgatagtttCTGAGATCAGAAGattccaat
This window of the Microplitis mediator isolate UGA2020A chromosome 8, iyMicMedi2.1, whole genome shotgun sequence genome carries:
- the LOC130673687 gene encoding uncharacterized protein LOC130673687, which translates into the protein MNKIHMKRKCCVIGCISNCQNMAVKYYCFPGRTWEHKRKSIWIANTQENMNQDKLWKPTKNSRICSLHFEGGEKSNDPRKLSYNPTIFPWGKSNSVYCTSGKPLLSPSKEMNMSMENFSKQTNEIEVQTDFPSDYSSDDFCEISCWHDSLKNIVSTQISIRKKKNSEQSTQTSEDTVRNDHDHNFHFKNNVGFLRLEDIKDNGMMKQFGGTTSSFFENLLDDIKVNNTNHKFIKKVTNENRLLLFLMKVKLGLNFNALGCIFKISNVCASTIFHNILEALNLTAKKLIKWPNKETMKQNMSPVFYQHPNCRVVIDFLEYRLYTTPSVEQRALRHSSFKGYFVVKFLIGIGINGEIIFISQSYDIQASNCYIVEDCGILNLLETGDEIITLKELHELRSRENLKKIEFKFIPVKCNYLTNMSKKNNDRNTELIIKYIDRIFTKLKQFHIMDHLNTKLFPDINKIMSIVCLLANKME